The following proteins are encoded in a genomic region of Streptomyces gobiensis:
- a CDS encoding acylneuraminate cytidylyltransferase: MAPTVLAVIPARGGSKGVPAKNLAPVGGVPLVARAVRECLGARHITDVAVSTDDTAIAAAARGAGAEVIERPADIAGDTATSEAAVLHAMDAHEATHGKPVDVVLLVQCTSPFLVRADVEGVAAAVAEGGADSALTVAPFHGFLWRDAEGSGAAGSGGGHGVNHDKAYRPRRQDRPEDLLETGAAYAMDAAGFRAAGHRFFGRTELVRTDPARVLEVDDPHELARARALAPLLDQHRPGGLPSRDDIDAVVLDFDGTQTDDRVLVDSDGRELVAVHRGDGLGIAALRRAGLKLLILSTEQNPVVAARARKLALPVLHGIDRKDLALKQWCEEQGIAPERVLYVGNDVNDLPCFGLVGWPVAVASAHDVVRGTARAVTSTPGGAGAIREIASWILGPSL, encoded by the coding sequence GTGGCCCCCACCGTCCTCGCCGTGATCCCCGCCCGGGGCGGCTCCAAGGGCGTACCCGCCAAGAACCTCGCCCCGGTCGGCGGTGTCCCGCTGGTCGCCCGCGCGGTACGGGAGTGCCTGGGCGCCCGGCACATCACCGATGTCGCCGTCTCCACCGATGACACCGCCATCGCCGCCGCGGCCCGGGGCGCGGGCGCCGAGGTCATCGAGCGGCCCGCCGACATCGCGGGCGACACCGCCACCAGCGAGGCGGCCGTGCTGCACGCCATGGACGCGCATGAGGCGACGCACGGCAAGCCGGTGGACGTGGTGCTGCTCGTCCAGTGCACCAGCCCGTTCCTGGTCCGGGCGGATGTGGAGGGTGTCGCCGCGGCGGTCGCCGAAGGGGGCGCCGACAGCGCGCTGACGGTGGCGCCCTTCCACGGCTTCCTGTGGCGCGACGCCGAAGGCTCCGGGGCCGCAGGCTCCGGTGGGGGCCACGGCGTCAACCACGACAAGGCGTACCGGCCACGCCGCCAGGACCGCCCGGAGGACCTGCTGGAGACCGGCGCGGCCTATGCCATGGACGCCGCCGGTTTCCGCGCGGCCGGGCACCGCTTCTTCGGCCGCACCGAGCTCGTACGGACCGACCCGGCGCGGGTGCTGGAGGTCGACGACCCGCATGAGCTCGCCCGCGCCCGGGCTCTCGCGCCGCTGCTCGACCAGCACCGTCCGGGTGGCTTGCCCTCCCGCGACGACATCGACGCGGTCGTACTCGACTTCGACGGCACCCAGACCGACGACCGGGTGCTCGTCGACTCCGATGGACGGGAACTCGTCGCCGTACACCGCGGCGATGGCCTCGGTATCGCAGCACTCCGCCGTGCGGGGCTGAAGCTGCTGATCCTGTCCACGGAACAGAATCCGGTCGTCGCCGCACGGGCCCGCAAGCTGGCGCTCCCCGTGCTGCACGGCATCGACCGGAAGGACCTCGCCCTCAAGCAGTGGTGCGAGGAGCAGGGCATCGCGCCGGAGCGCGTGCTCTACGTCGGAAACGACGTCAACGACCTGCCGTGCTTCGGCCTGGTCGGCTGGCCGGTCGCGGTGGCCAGCGCACATGACGTCGTACGCGGCACAGCCCGCGCGGTCACCTCCACCCCCGGAGGCGCCGGCGCCATCCGCGAGATCGCCTCGTGGATTCTCGGTCCCTCTCTCTAA
- a CDS encoding N-acetylneuraminate synthase family protein, translating into MTVTAAGPRLRTLGSKTAGPGRPVYITGEIGINHNGELDNAFALIDAAADAGCDAVKFQKRTPEICTPRDQWDIERDTPWGRMTYIDYRHRVEFGEDEYRAIDEHCKKRGIDWFASPWDTEAVAFLEKFDVPAHKVASASLTDDELLRALRATGRTIILSTGMSTPKQIRHAVEVLGSDNILLCHATSTYPAKAEELNLRMIHTLQAEFPNVPIGYSGHETGLQTTLAAVALGAAFVERHITLDRAMWGSDQAASVEPGGLQRLVRDIRTIESSLGDGVKKVYDSELAPMKKLRRVKGVIAEAQEAAEAAEAPENTADREPVSV; encoded by the coding sequence ATGACAGTTACTGCCGCTGGCCCCCGTCTTCGCACCCTCGGCTCCAAGACCGCAGGTCCGGGACGTCCGGTCTACATCACCGGCGAGATCGGTATCAACCACAACGGCGAGCTGGACAACGCCTTCGCACTGATCGACGCCGCCGCCGACGCCGGATGTGACGCGGTGAAGTTCCAGAAGCGCACCCCGGAGATCTGCACCCCGCGCGACCAGTGGGACATCGAGCGCGACACCCCCTGGGGCCGGATGACCTACATCGACTACCGGCACCGGGTCGAGTTCGGCGAGGACGAGTACCGCGCCATTGACGAGCACTGCAAGAAGCGCGGCATCGACTGGTTCGCCTCCCCGTGGGACACCGAGGCGGTCGCCTTCCTGGAGAAGTTCGATGTGCCCGCCCACAAGGTGGCCTCTGCCTCCCTCACCGACGATGAGCTGCTGCGGGCCCTGCGCGCGACCGGCCGCACCATCATCCTCTCCACCGGTATGTCCACACCGAAGCAGATCCGGCACGCGGTCGAGGTGCTGGGCAGCGACAACATCCTTCTCTGCCACGCCACCTCCACCTACCCGGCCAAGGCCGAGGAACTGAACCTGCGGATGATCCACACCCTGCAGGCGGAGTTCCCCAATGTCCCGATCGGCTACTCCGGCCACGAGACCGGCCTTCAGACCACCCTCGCGGCGGTCGCCCTCGGCGCCGCCTTCGTGGAGCGGCACATCACCCTCGACCGCGCCATGTGGGGCTCCGACCAGGCCGCCTCCGTTGAGCCGGGTGGTCTGCAGCGGCTGGTGCGTGACATCCGCACCATCGAGTCCTCGCTGGGCGACGGCGTCAAGAAGGTCTACGACAGCGAGCTGGCCCCGATGAAGAAGCTGCGCCGCGTCAAGGGCGTCATCGCGGAGGCCCAGGAGGCCGCAGAGGCCGCAGAGGCCCCCGAGAACACCGCCGACCGCGAGCCCGTCTCGGTCTGA
- a CDS encoding DUF6716 putative glycosyltransferase — protein MPSRTTPRIAVLADSDTRWKWGALTAHRLAPDAQNARIDGLLLRGRATPTARQLDEVGVHAASLREVTAAEFLTGAAPYDVVVISCVGGTVQAMLHGLAHEWRGRTRRPVVVTGYVGVVYEKLADGLLLRNGADMVLANSRYDAERFREVYAGVGASTAPVVECALPFLGGTPYASSGDRPHTVTFAVQPSVPASRADRLYLLRRAAAHAHAFPDREVLIKLRSKPGEQTTHIEEQPYQKLAERLPGGLPDNCQLVYGHMGDVLDRTDLLVTVSSTAALESLHRAIPTAILTDLGIREALGNHHFLGSGCLTSWDRLDEGHLPMADPEWTARQGVATHGPYEAAFDTARKRLAELLSRDELPPIAPYYTPVTAPGYLPGVLARHGLGPDGAPRAGSPAESASGLRRAARGAVRKVARGAYRHGVQRVAPVIRRMGQL, from the coding sequence GTGCCATCACGTACCACTCCGCGGATAGCGGTGCTCGCCGATTCCGACACCCGTTGGAAATGGGGCGCGCTCACCGCTCACCGCCTCGCCCCAGACGCTCAGAACGCCCGGATCGACGGGCTGTTGCTGCGTGGCCGGGCCACACCCACCGCCCGCCAGCTCGACGAGGTCGGAGTGCACGCCGCGTCCCTGCGCGAGGTCACGGCGGCCGAGTTCCTCACCGGGGCGGCGCCGTATGACGTGGTGGTGATCTCCTGCGTGGGCGGCACCGTCCAGGCGATGCTGCACGGTCTGGCGCATGAGTGGCGGGGCCGCACCCGCCGCCCGGTGGTTGTCACCGGATATGTCGGAGTGGTCTACGAAAAGCTTGCCGACGGGCTGCTGCTGCGCAATGGCGCGGATATGGTCCTGGCCAACTCCCGCTATGACGCCGAACGTTTCCGCGAGGTCTACGCGGGCGTCGGCGCCAGCACCGCCCCCGTCGTCGAATGCGCGCTCCCCTTCCTGGGCGGAACGCCGTACGCGTCCTCCGGCGACCGGCCCCACACGGTCACCTTCGCCGTCCAGCCCTCGGTCCCCGCGAGCCGGGCCGACCGGCTCTACCTGCTGCGCCGGGCCGCCGCGCACGCCCATGCGTTCCCTGACCGCGAGGTGCTGATCAAGCTCCGCAGCAAGCCCGGCGAGCAGACCACGCATATCGAGGAGCAGCCGTACCAGAAGCTCGCCGAGCGGCTGCCCGGCGGACTGCCGGACAACTGCCAGCTCGTCTACGGACATATGGGCGACGTCCTCGACCGTACCGACCTGCTGGTCACGGTGAGCTCCACCGCGGCCCTGGAGTCACTGCACCGCGCCATCCCCACCGCCATCCTCACCGACCTCGGCATCCGCGAAGCCCTCGGCAACCACCACTTTCTGGGCTCCGGCTGCCTCACCTCCTGGGACCGGCTCGACGAGGGCCATCTCCCGATGGCCGACCCGGAGTGGACGGCCCGTCAGGGTGTCGCCACCCACGGACCGTATGAAGCCGCCTTCGACACCGCCCGTAAGCGGCTCGCCGAGCTGCTGAGCCGGGACGAACTCCCGCCCATCGCCCCCTACTACACCCCGGTCACCGCCCCCGGCTATCTCCCCGGTGTGCTCGCCCGCCATGGCCTGGGCCCGGACGGCGCGCCCCGCGCGGGCTCCCCGGCCGAGTCCGCATCCGGCCTGCGCCGGGCCGCCCGTGGCGCCGTACGCAAGGTGGCCCGCGGCGCCTACCGGCACGGGGTGCAGCGCGTGGCCCCCGTCATCCGCCGTATGGGGCAGCTGTGA
- a CDS encoding glycosyltransferase family 2 protein: MVKLSIIVPFYNVHPYAPDALRSLRANARDDYEFILVDDCSTDGTTGLLERAARELPGARLLRRPQNGGIAAARNTGLDAARGEFITFLDGDDWLAPGYYPDLVAAIEELSCDFLRTDHVRCTGPARMVTRAPHGRRGAVLDPRDAILPAGRTTSVDYSYAWAGIYHRRLLDDGLLYFRNGLRTAEERPWIWRLHREATSFAVVGLLGVFYRRGVSSSLTQIGDERQLDFIRAFDLLIEETARDREADALLPKAVRTYCAIIHHHLVNDRYEPRIARKARELSAAALQRLPSALVSEALGSMDLERATRLRRLDRRDRFSRFSRFRRRPEVAA, translated from the coding sequence GTGGTTAAGCTCTCCATTATTGTGCCGTTCTACAACGTGCACCCCTATGCGCCGGACGCACTGCGCAGCCTGCGGGCGAATGCCCGGGACGACTATGAGTTCATTCTGGTCGACGACTGTTCGACGGACGGGACGACGGGGCTCCTGGAACGCGCCGCGCGGGAGCTCCCGGGCGCGAGACTTCTGCGGCGCCCACAGAATGGCGGAATCGCGGCCGCACGCAATACCGGACTCGATGCGGCCCGGGGCGAATTCATCACGTTCCTGGACGGCGATGACTGGCTGGCCCCCGGTTACTACCCGGATCTGGTCGCCGCGATCGAGGAGCTGAGCTGCGATTTTCTGCGTACGGACCATGTGCGGTGCACCGGCCCCGCCCGCATGGTGACCCGGGCGCCGCACGGGCGGCGCGGGGCGGTACTGGATCCGCGCGACGCGATCCTCCCGGCGGGGCGCACCACATCCGTTGACTACTCCTACGCCTGGGCGGGTATCTACCACCGCCGGCTGCTGGATGACGGACTGCTGTACTTCCGGAACGGTCTGCGGACCGCGGAGGAGCGGCCATGGATCTGGCGGCTGCACCGTGAGGCCACGTCGTTCGCCGTGGTCGGACTGCTGGGCGTCTTCTACCGCCGAGGGGTGTCCTCGTCCCTGACGCAGATCGGCGATGAGCGGCAGCTCGACTTCATCCGGGCGTTCGATCTGCTGATCGAGGAGACCGCCCGGGACCGGGAGGCAGACGCGCTGCTGCCCAAGGCGGTCCGTACCTACTGCGCGATCATCCATCACCATCTGGTGAACGACCGCTATGAGCCCCGTATCGCCCGCAAGGCCCGGGAGCTGAGCGCCGCCGCGCTGCAACGGCTGCCCTCGGCTCTGGTGAGCGAGGCGCTGGGGTCCATGGATCTGGAGCGTGCCACACGGCTACGCCGACTCGACCGACGCGACCGGTTCTCCCGGTTCTCCCGGTTCCGCCGACGCCCGGAGGTGGCGGCCTGA
- a CDS encoding amidohydrolase, with translation MSQLLSPESSTRTADETPLPGTLPEALRAELIAFRRDLHMHPELGNQEFRTTAAIKARLEQAGLRPRALDCGTGLICDIHPRSTDGWDGFRPMLALRADIDALPIPDTKTVPYRSTVPDRAHACGHDVHTTTVLGAGLVLAELARTDRLPHSVRLIFQPAEEVLPGGATDAIESGALDGVGRIIAVHCDPRVDAGKIGLRPGPITSACDRLEITLAGAGGHTARPHLTTDLVTATAKLVTEVPALLSRRVDTRSGLALTWGRVVSGHACNVIPQHAELSGTVRCLDLAGWRAAPDLVHAAVDEIATLYGAKSEISYHRGVPPVVNEVSTTELLRDAMAVRRGPHALESTEQSLGGEDFSWYLEHVPGAMARLGVRSPGDHTPRDIHQGDFDADESAIAVGVELFTAAALLGTPS, from the coding sequence GTGAGCCAACTGCTGTCGCCAGAGTCCAGCACCCGGACCGCCGATGAGACGCCCCTGCCCGGCACCCTCCCGGAGGCGCTCCGTGCTGAACTCATCGCCTTCCGCCGGGACTTGCATATGCACCCGGAGCTGGGCAACCAGGAGTTCCGTACCACCGCAGCCATCAAGGCCCGCCTTGAGCAGGCGGGGCTACGCCCCCGGGCGCTTGACTGCGGTACCGGGCTGATCTGTGATATTCACCCCCGCTCCACCGACGGCTGGGACGGCTTCCGGCCGATGCTCGCGCTGCGCGCCGACATCGACGCGCTCCCCATCCCGGACACCAAGACGGTGCCCTACCGCTCCACGGTCCCCGACCGGGCACACGCCTGTGGCCATGATGTGCACACCACCACCGTCCTCGGCGCCGGGCTCGTCCTCGCCGAGCTGGCCCGTACGGACCGGCTCCCGCACTCTGTACGGCTGATCTTCCAGCCCGCCGAGGAGGTCCTGCCCGGCGGCGCCACCGACGCGATCGAGAGCGGGGCGCTGGACGGCGTCGGCCGGATCATCGCCGTGCACTGCGACCCCCGGGTCGACGCGGGCAAGATCGGACTACGCCCTGGCCCGATCACCTCCGCCTGCGACCGCCTGGAGATCACCCTCGCCGGTGCGGGCGGCCACACCGCCCGCCCGCACCTCACCACCGACCTGGTCACGGCCACCGCCAAGCTGGTCACCGAGGTCCCCGCGCTGCTCTCCCGCCGCGTCGACACCCGCTCCGGGCTGGCCCTGACCTGGGGCCGCGTCGTCTCCGGCCACGCCTGCAACGTCATTCCGCAGCATGCCGAGCTCTCCGGCACCGTCCGCTGCCTCGATCTCGCCGGCTGGCGGGCCGCCCCGGACCTGGTGCACGCCGCCGTCGATGAGATCGCGACCCTGTATGGGGCGAAGTCCGAGATCAGCTACCACCGTGGCGTCCCGCCCGTCGTCAACGAGGTCAGTACGACGGAGCTGCTGCGCGACGCCATGGCCGTCCGGCGGGGGCCGCACGCGCTGGAGTCCACCGAGCAGAGCCTCGGCGGCGAGGACTTCTCCTGGTACCTGGAGCATGTCCCCGGCGCCATGGCCCGCCTCGGCGTCCGCTCCCCGGGGGATCACACGCCCCGCGATATCCATCAGGGCGACTTTGACGCGGATGAGAGCGCGATCGCGGTAGGCGTAGAGCTCTTCACCGCAGCCGCACTGCTGGGCACCCCTTCTTAA
- a CDS encoding BMP family lipoprotein, protein MRRVTKLAAAVTATAALALTTAACGQSSTETDGDKGVGLAFDVGGRDDHSFNEAAARGFDKAKKELGVGGKEMTAGNNETEATREQRLTSLAEAGYNPVIGVGFAYGKSINKVAKDYPNVTFAVVDSPSQEKNVAGLQFAEHESSYLAGVAAALKTKTDRVGFIGGVNNALIQKFQAGFEQGVKDTNPKIKVTSEYIEESNDSGFNNPSAGKQKASGMLDRNIDVIYTAAGGSGTGAIEAISKHGDAWAIGVDSDQYKQPGLAKYKDAILTSAIKNVDVAVFDLVKSVEDGEPITGDREYALKDNGVSLSTSGGFIDDIQDEIDAAKKQIIDGKIKVKSTVNG, encoded by the coding sequence TTGCGTCGGGTTACCAAGCTTGCCGCCGCGGTCACCGCCACCGCGGCCCTCGCACTCACCACCGCCGCGTGCGGTCAGAGCTCCACCGAGACCGATGGCGACAAGGGCGTCGGCCTCGCCTTCGATGTCGGCGGCCGTGATGACCACTCCTTCAACGAAGCCGCGGCCCGCGGCTTCGACAAGGCCAAGAAGGAGCTGGGTGTCGGCGGCAAGGAGATGACCGCCGGCAACAATGAGACCGAGGCGACCCGTGAGCAGCGCCTCACGTCCCTCGCCGAGGCGGGTTACAACCCGGTGATCGGCGTTGGTTTCGCCTACGGCAAGTCGATCAACAAGGTCGCGAAGGACTACCCCAACGTCACCTTCGCCGTCGTCGACAGCCCCTCCCAGGAGAAGAACGTCGCGGGCCTCCAGTTCGCCGAGCACGAGTCCTCCTACCTGGCCGGTGTCGCCGCCGCCCTGAAGACCAAGACCGACCGGGTCGGCTTCATCGGCGGTGTTAACAACGCGCTGATCCAGAAGTTCCAGGCGGGCTTCGAGCAGGGCGTCAAGGACACCAACCCCAAGATCAAGGTCACCTCGGAGTACATCGAGGAGAGCAACGACAGCGGGTTCAACAACCCCAGCGCCGGTAAGCAGAAGGCCTCCGGCATGCTGGACCGCAACATCGACGTGATCTACACCGCGGCCGGCGGGTCCGGTACCGGCGCGATCGAGGCGATCAGCAAGCATGGCGATGCCTGGGCGATCGGGGTCGACTCCGACCAGTACAAGCAGCCGGGTCTGGCCAAGTACAAGGACGCGATCCTGACCTCGGCCATCAAGAACGTCGACGTCGCGGTCTTCGACCTGGTCAAGAGCGTCGAGGACGGTGAGCCGATCACCGGCGACCGGGAGTACGCCCTCAAGGACAACGGCGTCTCGCTGTCCACCTCGGGCGGCTTCATCGACGACATCCAGGACGAGATCGACGCGGCCAAGAAGCAGATCATCGACGGAAAGATCAAGGTCAAGAGCACCGTGAACGGCTGA